One region of Pirellulales bacterium genomic DNA includes:
- the pyk gene encoding pyruvate kinase: MQPFARTKIVATVGPACRDEAMLAELIGTGVDVFRLNMAHADAAEHSESLARIRRASTQLGRPVAVMVDLAGPKIRLGQLPGGALELLDGQRIDFVQGECAVAPGQLTSNYPRLIDELQIGDPVILADGTVSLRVEERHPQMARCRVVQPGLIRGRQGINLPGVKLRVAAMSDADWQHAEWAATSGIDFVSLSFVRAADDVRLLKQRLRSWNSNAKVVAKIEKQEALDQLPAIVDAADAVMVARGDLGVEIDVARVPMVQKEIVALCNRRQKPVMIATQMLDSMQQSRRPTRAEATDVANAILDGADACMLSGETAIGKYPREAVAMMQRIAEATESSPAFAAAREAEVTSSLEGLHPITHAVVRGVSHMAATLQAKLIVVASRSGLTALALSKQRCLTPTVGVCDDVGTLRQMCLYWGVMPLAGAPVSDHAALLQFVSRWGCESGLLAARDRLILVVGTGLERGGHNMALVHEVA; encoded by the coding sequence ATGCAACCATTCGCCCGCACCAAGATTGTCGCCACGGTCGGCCCAGCTTGCCGCGACGAGGCCATGCTCGCGGAATTGATTGGAACTGGGGTCGATGTTTTCCGGCTCAACATGGCGCATGCCGACGCGGCGGAGCACAGCGAATCGCTCGCGCGAATTCGGCGAGCGAGCACGCAATTGGGCCGGCCGGTCGCGGTGATGGTCGATCTGGCGGGTCCGAAAATTCGCCTTGGCCAATTGCCCGGAGGAGCTTTGGAGTTGCTCGATGGTCAGCGCATCGACTTCGTGCAGGGCGAATGTGCCGTAGCGCCTGGGCAGTTGACGTCAAACTACCCGCGGCTCATCGACGAATTGCAAATTGGCGATCCGGTAATCCTCGCCGATGGCACGGTGAGTTTGCGGGTCGAAGAGCGCCATCCGCAGATGGCCCGTTGCCGGGTCGTGCAGCCGGGATTGATCCGCGGCCGGCAAGGAATCAATCTGCCAGGCGTAAAGCTCAGGGTAGCGGCCATGAGCGATGCCGATTGGCAACATGCCGAGTGGGCGGCCACCAGTGGCATCGACTTTGTCAGCCTCAGCTTCGTCCGCGCGGCCGACGATGTGCGGTTGCTCAAACAGCGCTTGCGGTCGTGGAATTCGAACGCCAAAGTGGTGGCAAAGATCGAGAAGCAAGAAGCGCTCGATCAATTGCCAGCGATTGTCGATGCCGCCGACGCGGTGATGGTCGCCCGCGGCGACCTGGGCGTCGAAATCGACGTCGCCCGCGTGCCAATGGTTCAAAAAGAGATCGTGGCGCTCTGCAACCGGCGGCAAAAACCGGTGATGATCGCTACCCAAATGCTCGACTCGATGCAGCAGTCGCGTCGGCCAACGCGAGCCGAAGCCACAGATGTCGCCAATGCCATCCTCGACGGTGCCGACGCATGCATGCTCAGCGGCGAGACCGCAATCGGCAAGTATCCCAGGGAAGCGGTCGCCATGATGCAACGGATTGCCGAGGCAACGGAATCGTCGCCGGCCTTTGCCGCCGCGCGCGAGGCCGAAGTCACATCGTCGCTGGAAGGCTTGCACCCGATTACCCACGCCGTGGTACGCGGCGTTTCGCACATGGCTGCGACACTCCAGGCGAAATTGATCGTCGTCGCCAGTCGCAGCGGCCTGACGGCATTGGCCCTGTCGAAACAACGCTGCCTTACGCCGACGGTCGGAGTATGCGACGATGTCGGCACGCTGCGGCAGATGTGCCTTTATTGGGGCGTGATGCCGCTGGCCGGCGCGCCGGTAAGCGATCACGCGGCACTGCTACAATTCGTCAGCCGCTGGGGCTGCGAATCGGGCTTGCTGGCGGCCCGCGACCGTCTGATTCTCGTCGTGGGAACGGGGCTGGAAAGGGGCGGCCATAACATGGCACTGGTCCACGAAGTGGCGTAA
- a CDS encoding DUF502 domain-containing protein: MADPHAPRHILRKPRKFRGAVLRGLTLLLPPILTIVILLWAATTIDAYLLAPIQAAARETLAWTIGDVRSLPRGEDPTKITITIDGHPYVRLASGQYVPRDVVAWLREYVPSLPLPANGAEVYRRYVESRFLKPQYVVPAFLGLFVLVLYFLGKFLAGEIGRLFDWGILRLPMVRKVYGSVKQVTDFVFGEQTHVEFKRVVVIEYPRKGLWSIGLVTGEGMLDVSAAANEPCVSIVLPTSPAIFTVKTVMVPKSKTYDVKMTIDQALQFVISCGVVVPPHQLPSLLIDKTPTTAESEPRPS, translated from the coding sequence ATGGCGGACCCGCACGCTCCACGCCACATCCTTCGCAAGCCGCGAAAATTTCGCGGTGCAGTGCTGCGCGGACTGACGTTGCTGCTGCCGCCGATTCTGACGATTGTGATATTGCTCTGGGCTGCCACCACGATCGATGCCTACCTGCTAGCGCCGATCCAAGCTGCCGCGCGGGAGACTCTCGCCTGGACGATCGGCGACGTACGCAGCCTGCCGCGCGGTGAAGACCCTACCAAAATCACGATTACGATCGATGGCCACCCCTACGTGCGACTGGCCAGCGGCCAGTACGTTCCCCGCGACGTCGTCGCTTGGCTTCGCGAATACGTCCCTAGCCTGCCGCTGCCCGCCAACGGCGCCGAAGTGTATCGCCGCTATGTCGAATCGCGGTTCTTGAAGCCGCAATATGTGGTTCCCGCCTTCCTGGGCCTCTTTGTGTTGGTGCTCTACTTTCTGGGAAAATTCCTGGCCGGCGAGATCGGCCGGTTGTTCGATTGGGGCATTTTGCGTTTGCCGATGGTGCGCAAGGTCTACGGCTCGGTGAAGCAAGTGACCGATTTCGTTTTCGGCGAACAGACGCATGTGGAATTCAAGCGAGTCGTGGTCATCGAATATCCGCGCAAGGGACTGTGGAGCATCGGGCTGGTGACTGGTGAAGGGATGCTCGATGTCAGCGCCGCGGCCAACGAACCCTGTGTCTCCATTGTTTTGCCCACTTCGCCGGCCATCTTTACCGTGAAAACAGTGATGGTTCCCAAGAGCAAGACCTACGACGTCAAGATGACCATCGATCAAGCCCTGCAATTTGTCATCAGTTGCGGAGTCGTCGTGCCGCCACATCAATTGCCAAGTTTGCTGATCGACAAAACCCCTACGACCGCTGAATCGGAGCCACGCCCGTCATGA
- a CDS encoding ComF family protein produces MQRLDQIIRPAHALRMLLCRATPEVCGQLADLIYPPRCAWCRGDIHSASDTIALCHDCRAKLAPPLEHRCQRCSAAIAYLPEVGEDCIHCRASQFRFHRVVALGNYRLDLRRAILETKHRSGEILAQSLTQLLLERRRGSLGELNAEIVVPVAMHWRRRLRRGTNGPELMAAALARNLQLPFAAGALYRSKYTRRQSESTLRERRVNQRNSFRVRRAKQIAGRRVLLVDDVLTTGATCNAASKALLAAGAASVVVAVFARAVGDDVL; encoded by the coding sequence ATGCAACGCCTCGATCAGATCATTCGACCGGCCCATGCGCTCAGGATGCTCCTCTGCCGCGCCACGCCTGAGGTTTGCGGCCAGCTCGCCGATCTGATCTATCCACCGCGGTGCGCTTGGTGCCGGGGCGATATTCACTCGGCCTCCGACACAATCGCCTTGTGCCATGACTGCCGCGCGAAACTTGCTCCGCCTCTTGAGCATCGCTGCCAACGGTGCAGCGCGGCAATTGCCTATCTGCCGGAAGTCGGCGAAGATTGCATTCATTGCCGCGCGAGCCAATTTCGCTTTCACCGCGTGGTAGCGCTCGGTAACTATCGCCTCGACTTGCGCAGGGCGATTTTGGAAACAAAGCATCGGTCGGGCGAGATCTTAGCGCAATCGCTTACCCAATTGCTCCTGGAGCGGCGCAGGGGGTCGCTCGGCGAACTGAATGCGGAAATTGTCGTGCCCGTTGCGATGCATTGGCGCCGGCGATTGCGGCGCGGGACCAACGGCCCCGAATTGATGGCCGCCGCGCTGGCGCGGAATCTTCAGTTGCCTTTTGCAGCCGGTGCGCTCTATCGATCCAAGTACACCCGCCGACAATCGGAATCGACCCTGCGCGAGCGCCGCGTGAACCAGCGTAATTCTTTCCGCGTTCGCCGCGCGAAACAGATCGCAGGCCGCCGGGTGTTGCTCGTGGATGATGTGCTCACGACGGGTGCAACATGCAACGCTGCATCCAAAGCATTACTCGCAGCCGGCGCGGCCTCTGTCGTCGTCGCAGTATTCGCCCGTGCGGTGGGAGACGATGTCCTGTAA
- a CDS encoding leucine--tRNA ligase, with the protein MPRYNPAVIEPKWQQYWEQHRTFATPRMPTGEKMYVLDMFPYPSGDGLHVGHPEGYTATDIVCRFARMQGKSVMHPMGFDAFGLPAEEAAIKKGIPPRESTEKNIANFRRQLKMLGFSYDWERELATTDPGYFKWTQRIFLVLFDTWFDAAEQRGRPMGELPIPAEVRAAGENVVRQYQDSHRLAYQHEAPVNWCPALGTVLANEEVVGGVSERGGHPVVRIPLRQWMLRITAYADRLEKDLTLVDWPASIKKLQCDWIGRSTGAEVDFYIGPAIRDRKGAEDEFAAWKNDRAKTGFPATPADDVLRIYTTRPDTLFGATYMVIAPEHPFVERLTMPEQSSAVKAYCEQAARKSDLDRTELAKTKSGVFTGAHAINPVNGEAIPIWIADYVLISYGTGAIMAVPAHDERDFEFAKAFKLPIVPVVDGGSDAQEAFVADGVAMNSGEYNGLTTPEFKRKIAADLTTNGLGRAAVNYKLRDWLFSRQRFWGEPFPILHELDERGEPTGMLRTVPVEQLPVNLPELADFKPLGEPKPPLNKAPHHWLYVTIDGKKYKRETNTMPQWAGSCWYYLRFLDNQTDQALVDPAIEKAWMPVDLYIGGAEHAVLHLLYSRFWHKVLFDRGDVSMPEPFMKLVNQGMILGEMEFTGYRKAEGGWLSAGDVKLNDENKPVDKKTGQLATAVRVQAETVEKHGESFVLSADPRIRVDSRAYKMSKARGNVVNPDHVVKEYGADALRLYEMFMGPLEATKPWSMTGVNGVRGFLDRVWRLIVAERAEQVELNPLVQNLPPTDEQNRVLHKTIAAVTADIGRLDFNTAIARMMEFTNYFTKQEIRPREAMEKLVLLLAPFAPHLAEELWQLLGHQKTLAYESWPKTDERWLHEDTIEVPVQVNGKLRGKVNVPAESNQAALEAAARADGKIAEQLAGKSVVKTIVVPGRLVNFVVK; encoded by the coding sequence ATGCCTCGTTATAACCCTGCCGTGATCGAGCCGAAGTGGCAGCAGTATTGGGAGCAACACCGCACGTTTGCCACGCCGCGGATGCCCACGGGCGAGAAGATGTATGTGCTCGACATGTTTCCGTACCCGAGCGGCGATGGACTGCACGTGGGGCATCCTGAGGGTTATACGGCCACCGATATTGTCTGCCGGTTTGCGCGGATGCAGGGGAAGTCAGTGATGCATCCGATGGGGTTCGACGCGTTTGGGTTGCCGGCCGAAGAGGCGGCGATCAAGAAGGGAATCCCCCCACGGGAATCGACAGAGAAGAACATTGCGAACTTTCGGCGGCAACTGAAGATGCTTGGCTTCAGCTACGATTGGGAGCGCGAGCTGGCGACGACCGACCCCGGCTATTTCAAATGGACGCAGCGGATTTTTCTGGTGCTGTTCGATACGTGGTTCGATGCCGCCGAGCAGCGCGGCCGGCCGATGGGTGAACTGCCGATTCCGGCGGAAGTGCGCGCGGCCGGAGAGAACGTAGTGCGACAGTATCAAGATTCGCACCGGCTGGCGTATCAGCACGAAGCGCCGGTGAATTGGTGCCCTGCGCTGGGGACGGTGCTGGCGAATGAGGAAGTGGTCGGTGGCGTGAGCGAGCGCGGCGGACATCCAGTGGTGCGAATTCCGCTGCGACAGTGGATGCTGCGGATTACGGCATATGCGGATCGATTGGAAAAGGATCTGACGCTCGTCGATTGGCCGGCGAGCATTAAGAAGCTGCAATGTGATTGGATTGGGCGGAGCACAGGGGCGGAAGTCGATTTCTACATCGGCCCGGCGATCCGCGACCGTAAGGGAGCAGAGGATGAATTTGCCGCGTGGAAGAACGACCGCGCTAAAACGGGATTTCCAGCAACGCCCGCGGATGACGTGCTGCGCATCTATACGACGCGCCCAGATACGCTCTTCGGCGCAACCTACATGGTGATCGCACCAGAGCACCCGTTCGTCGAGCGGCTTACGATGCCAGAGCAATCATCAGCCGTTAAGGCATATTGCGAACAAGCGGCGCGGAAGAGTGATCTCGATCGCACGGAACTCGCAAAAACAAAGTCCGGCGTATTTACCGGAGCCCACGCGATCAATCCGGTCAACGGCGAGGCGATTCCTATTTGGATTGCTGATTACGTGCTCATTAGTTACGGCACAGGAGCGATCATGGCCGTGCCCGCGCACGATGAGCGCGATTTTGAATTTGCAAAGGCATTTAAGTTGCCAATTGTTCCGGTGGTTGATGGCGGAAGCGATGCGCAAGAAGCGTTTGTGGCAGACGGCGTCGCGATGAATAGCGGTGAATACAACGGCTTAACGACGCCGGAGTTCAAGCGAAAGATCGCGGCCGATCTTACGACCAACGGCCTCGGCCGCGCTGCCGTCAATTACAAACTCCGCGATTGGCTGTTCAGCCGCCAGCGATTTTGGGGCGAGCCGTTTCCGATTTTGCATGAACTCGACGAGCGCGGCGAGCCAACAGGGATGCTGCGCACGGTGCCGGTCGAGCAACTGCCGGTGAATCTGCCGGAGCTGGCCGATTTCAAGCCGCTGGGCGAGCCGAAGCCGCCGCTCAACAAAGCCCCGCACCATTGGCTCTATGTGACGATCGATGGCAAAAAGTACAAGCGCGAAACGAACACGATGCCGCAGTGGGCTGGGTCGTGTTGGTATTATTTGAGATTTCTCGACAATCAGACTGACCAAGCACTGGTTGATCCGGCGATTGAAAAGGCTTGGATGCCCGTCGATCTTTACATCGGCGGGGCGGAACATGCTGTGCTGCATCTGCTCTATTCGCGGTTCTGGCACAAGGTGCTGTTCGACCGCGGCGATGTGTCGATGCCCGAACCGTTCATGAAGCTGGTGAATCAGGGGATGATTCTGGGCGAGATGGAATTCACCGGCTATCGGAAAGCCGAAGGGGGCTGGCTGAGCGCCGGTGACGTGAAGCTGAACGACGAGAACAAGCCGGTCGATAAAAAGACCGGCCAATTGGCAACTGCGGTGCGCGTGCAGGCTGAAACGGTCGAAAAGCACGGGGAATCGTTTGTGCTCTCGGCCGACCCGAGAATTCGCGTCGATAGCCGTGCCTACAAAATGTCGAAGGCGCGCGGCAACGTCGTGAACCCAGATCATGTGGTGAAGGAGTATGGCGCCGATGCGCTTCGACTGTATGAAATGTTCATGGGTCCACTCGAAGCCACCAAGCCTTGGAGCATGACTGGTGTGAACGGCGTTCGCGGGTTCCTCGACCGCGTGTGGCGGCTGATCGTGGCCGAGCGGGCCGAACAGGTTGAGCTAAATCCGTTGGTGCAAAATCTTCCGCCGACCGACGAACAAAATCGCGTGCTGCATAAGACCATTGCTGCGGTAACCGCCGATATCGGGCGGCTCGATTTCAATACGGCGATCGCCCGCATGATGGAGTTCACGAACTATTTCACCAAGCAGGAAATCCGTCCGCGCGAGGCGATGGAAAAACTCGTGCTGCTGCTCGCGCCCTTTGCCCCGCATCTTGCGGAAGAATTGTGGCAACTTCTCGGTCACCAAAAAACGCTAGCCTACGAGTCCTGGCCAAAGACCGACGAACGCTGGCTGCACGAAGACACGATTGAAGTCCCCGTGCAGGTCAACGGTAAGCTGCGAGGTAAAGTGAACGTACCGGCGGAAAGCAATCAAGCCGCGCTCGAAGCCGCGGCCCGAGCGGATGGAAAAATCGCCGAGCAACTGGCAGGGAAGTCGGTGGTGAAAACGATCGTGGTGCCAGGTCGGCTGGTAAATTTTGTAGTGAAGTAA
- a CDS encoding small basic protein: protein MTLDKSLQIRRGSVKAKSVLSRADRITKLKESERWNELSSALGLPKVRVYKLTMKKKKKKKEEEGAEGSAGAAAPAAGAAAPAAKAGTPAAKGGATSKGAAKK, encoded by the coding sequence ATGACTCTCGATAAAAGCCTGCAGATTCGCCGTGGAAGTGTGAAAGCGAAGAGCGTGCTCAGTCGCGCCGACCGCATCACGAAGCTCAAAGAGTCAGAGCGCTGGAATGAATTGTCCAGCGCACTCGGCCTGCCAAAGGTGCGGGTCTACAAACTGACGATGAAGAAGAAAAAGAAAAAGAAGGAAGAAGAAGGCGCTGAAGGATCCGCGGGCGCTGCTGCTCCGGCCGCAGGCGCTGCTGCTCCGGCGGCCAAGGCCGGTACTCCTGCCGCCAAGGGTGGTGCCACTTCCAAAGGCGCTGCGAAGAAGTGA
- a CDS encoding alpha-keto acid decarboxylase family protein, which yields MSIGEYLIRRLQDYGVRHVFGIPGDYVLNFYKQLDESPIDVVNCTREDCAGFAADAYARVNGMGAVCVTYCVGGLSLCNSIAGAYAEKSPVVVISGAPGLGERINNPLLHHKVRNFNTQFEVFEKLCVACADLSDPREAFREIDRALDAAARQKRPVYIELPRDQVNLVPEVPHEYRCNKNDSDHDALQEAVEEAAHWISSSQKSVIIAGVEIHRFGLQDDVLALAENSKIAIAATMLGKSVVSEIHPLYVGLYEGAMGRDEVTQFVEQSDCVILLGTFMTDINLGIYTANLDPAKCIYATSEQLRIRHHHFHGVQLGDFIRALAERRPTPPQRTLPSRPKASGEKFAVHRDAPVSMARLTARINEMLNDETVVIADIGDSLFAATELVVPQRADFISPAYYTSMGFSVPAAVGVHMAQPSCRPIVIVGDGAFQMTGMELSTLVRHKLPTIIVLLDNGGFGTERFLHPNCNFNDVQAWAYHRLPDVLGGGKGYYVQTEGELDEALNAAWADLSGPSLLQVRIAPHDISKGLTRLAERLSKKI from the coding sequence ATGTCGATCGGCGAATACCTGATTCGCCGATTGCAAGATTACGGAGTGCGGCACGTGTTCGGCATTCCGGGCGACTATGTATTGAACTTCTACAAGCAGCTCGACGAAAGCCCGATCGACGTGGTGAATTGCACGCGCGAGGACTGCGCCGGATTTGCCGCCGACGCTTATGCGCGCGTGAATGGCATGGGCGCAGTCTGCGTGACCTATTGCGTCGGTGGACTCAGTCTTTGTAATTCGATTGCCGGTGCCTATGCCGAGAAATCACCGGTGGTTGTGATCAGCGGAGCGCCAGGGTTGGGCGAGCGAATCAACAACCCACTCTTGCACCACAAAGTGCGGAATTTCAACACGCAATTTGAAGTCTTCGAAAAGTTGTGCGTGGCCTGCGCCGATCTCAGCGATCCGAGAGAGGCGTTTCGCGAAATCGACCGTGCGCTCGATGCGGCCGCACGGCAAAAGCGGCCGGTGTATATCGAACTTCCGCGCGATCAAGTCAATCTTGTGCCGGAAGTTCCGCACGAGTATCGCTGTAACAAAAACGACAGCGACCACGATGCATTACAGGAAGCCGTGGAAGAGGCCGCCCATTGGATTTCCAGCAGTCAAAAGTCGGTCATCATCGCCGGCGTTGAGATTCACCGCTTCGGCCTGCAAGACGACGTGCTGGCGCTGGCAGAAAATTCGAAGATTGCGATCGCCGCGACAATGCTCGGCAAGAGCGTCGTCAGCGAAATTCATCCGCTCTATGTGGGATTATACGAAGGAGCAATGGGTCGAGATGAAGTCACCCAATTTGTCGAACAGAGCGATTGCGTGATCCTACTGGGCACGTTTATGACCGACATCAACCTCGGCATTTACACGGCGAATCTCGATCCGGCCAAGTGCATCTACGCCACCAGCGAGCAGTTGCGAATCCGGCATCATCATTTTCATGGCGTACAACTCGGCGACTTTATTCGTGCGCTCGCCGAACGCAGGCCGACCCCGCCGCAGCGAACGCTGCCGTCGCGACCGAAGGCCAGCGGCGAAAAATTTGCGGTACATCGCGATGCCCCCGTCTCGATGGCTCGGCTGACGGCGCGAATCAACGAGATGCTGAATGATGAGACCGTGGTGATTGCCGACATCGGCGACTCGCTATTTGCCGCCACAGAACTCGTCGTCCCGCAGCGCGCCGATTTTATTTCGCCAGCTTATTACACTTCCATGGGTTTTTCGGTGCCGGCGGCCGTGGGTGTACACATGGCGCAGCCGAGTTGCCGGCCGATTGTGATCGTCGGCGACGGGGCATTCCAAATGACCGGCATGGAACTCTCGACGCTGGTGCGGCACAAGCTGCCGACGATCATCGTCCTGCTCGACAACGGCGGCTTCGGCACCGAGCGATTTTTGCACCCCAATTGCAATTTCAACGATGTACAGGCGTGGGCCTATCACCGACTACCTGATGTGCTGGGCGGTGGAAAGGGGTATTACGTGCAAACCGAGGGAGAACTCGACGAAGCGCTCAACGCCGCGTGGGCCGACCTTTCAGGCCCGAGCTTGTTGCAAGTGCGGATTGCTCCGCACGATATTAGCAAAGGGCTCACGCGACTGGCCGAAAGACTGAGCAAGAAAATCTAG
- a CDS encoding RNA polymerase sigma factor: MSADLLLIDRIRATDEAAWNELIARYEGRLLAFVESRLKRRDSAEDIVQETFIGFLTSLPNFDSTQSLESYLFSIAAHKMTDHMRREGRRPTLPLSVGKSSGGEWNLPANERTASAICRSGERRALESTALAAAMREHVNRWRTRGEWWKIQCVELLFVRGRANKDVADRLGISEQQVANQKFDFIARMNALLARQDLSPDIFPELNSGGA; the protein is encoded by the coding sequence ATGTCGGCCGATCTGTTGCTAATCGATCGAATTCGCGCCACCGATGAAGCGGCTTGGAACGAATTGATTGCGCGCTACGAAGGACGATTATTGGCGTTCGTCGAAAGCCGGCTCAAGCGTCGCGATTCGGCGGAAGACATTGTCCAGGAAACATTCATTGGATTCCTCACGAGCCTGCCCAATTTCGATTCCACTCAATCGCTGGAAAGCTACCTGTTTTCGATTGCCGCGCATAAGATGACCGATCACATGCGCCGTGAAGGGCGGCGACCGACGTTGCCGCTATCGGTAGGAAAATCATCCGGTGGCGAGTGGAATCTGCCGGCAAATGAGCGGACAGCTAGCGCCATTTGCCGCAGCGGCGAGCGGCGAGCGTTGGAGTCGACGGCATTGGCCGCGGCGATGCGGGAGCACGTCAATCGCTGGCGCACTCGCGGTGAGTGGTGGAAAATACAATGCGTCGAATTGCTGTTTGTCCGCGGGCGGGCAAATAAAGACGTCGCTGATCGGCTCGGCATATCCGAACAGCAGGTCGCCAATCAGAAATTCGACTTCATCGCGCGGATGAATGCGCTGCTGGCGCGGCAAGATCTGTCGCCGGATATATTTCCAGAATTAAACAGTGGTGGGGCATGA